The Ichthyobacterium seriolicida sequence AATTCTCCTATCTTTTTAAGGATGTTATCACTGCCTTCTACTCCTTTAAATTTAGACATGAGAGATTTAGAAAAAAATCTATTTGACATATATTTGGCAGTCTTTGATTTATCTAATAAAAAATATATTTTTTCACTTCCTGTTTTCCAACTTACAGATGACAAATACATGTCTACTTTATGTTTGGTATTTATCGATATTATCTTTGTTTCTTTATCTTCATGTTGTTTAGCATAAAGGGTCCCTTTATCTAAATCATATATAAACATAACTTTATCGTAATTTATCGAGTCGTTATTCCCTATGTGAATAGACAGTGATGCCTCTGGAGAATAACAAGAGTTTTCCTTGAAAAAGAACGAAGATGATTTAACCTTAAAAAGGTATGAGTCATTTCTTTTTATATTTAAAAGGGCTTTTCTCTCTTCATGGTTAATGCCCATCTTACTATTGGGAGTTATCTTGTAAACTCCTTCAAAATCTACATTATTGTATATGTTTTTATAAGAGTCATAGTTAGAATAAGTGACTATAGGATAGTTATTATCCTTTTTTGACATCCTTAGTTTAAGTTCTAAATCTGCGAATATATCCTTGTTTTTTTCGAGTTGTGATAATCGTACACTGTCTATTTTTAGATAACTGCTAGATGTAGAGATATCTTGTTTTTTAGTTGCAAAAGCAATTATAGTATCATTGGCATTGTCAAAAACTACATTAATCTTACCTTTTGACATATTAATCTTTCCCTCAATAGGATCAAAAATTCCATCAAAATCATCTATTCTGAATGAATCAACTTTGTTTTTACACAATAGTTTTGCCTCTTTTAAATGAATTTTTATGAGTTGTTTGTCTCCTACTAAATCCATTTCCCCATCTATATTCCAACTAAACAAATTGGATGTGTTTAATTTACTATCAAAGAAGACATTTATAAAAATGGACATATATTTTTTAATAGTACTAATGTCCTTTTCTAAAAGAGTGTCTTTAAAGAACTCCAATTTTTTTTGAGTGGATACTCCATCTTTATCTAAGAATACAGATAAAACAACAGAAGCATCTATATATACCTCTTTAGAATAACGTCTTTTTTTTAAAATATTATATATATCTACTAGTATTTTTAGCTCTTGCTCGGATAATTTATCTAAGTGATTTACTATTGAAAGACTATTTGCTGTATTGTTATTTTTTCTAGCAGATTGTAATTGCAGTGTTATTTGATTTTTAAAAGTATCTAGTTCATAACTAAAAACATCCTTAGACTGACTGTATGAGCTCGTAGCTATTGCACAGGCTATACATACAAATACATTTTTTAACATAAAATATTTTTGAATACTTGGTTGATCTTTTAGGGCATAAAATTATAGATAAATTTGTGAAAATTAGAGGTCTGATATTCTTTGTAAATGATGTTTTGATGAATACCAAGCCATTATACTCAGTCTATTTTTTTAGGGGGTAAAACACTATCTTCGCGCCAATTATGAATATCACTTGTGTTAATTTTAAAACCATATAAAAATGAATAATCTTAAACCAGGAATTGCTACGGGAAGAGAAATGCAAAGTATTTTTATAGATGCGAAAAAAAAAAAATTAGCCTTGCCTGCTGTAAACGTAACGGGCAGCAATACGATCAATGCTGTATTGGAAACGGCCTTGGAGGTAAAATCACCTGTCATAATTCAATTTTCTAATGGAGGCGCTCATTTTAATGCTGGCAAATCTCTCTCTAATGCAGACCAAAGGGCAGCTATATCTGGTAGTATTGCTGGTTCAAGGCACATAGATATTCTAGCTAAACAATATGGAGTAACCGTTGTACTACACACTGATCATTGTTCAAAAGGTAATCTGCCTTGGATAGATGGGCTTTTAGATGCTAGCGAAATAAATTATAAAAACACAGGAAAATCGCTTTATACTTCTCATATGATAGATCTATCGGAAGAACCTATAGAAGAGAACATAAGAATATGTAAAGAATATTTAAAGAGAATGTCTAAAATTGATATTGCTTTAGAGGTTGAGTTAGGCATTACAGGAGGTGAAGAAGACGGTGTGGACAATACCGATGTAGATAATTCCAGATTATATACACAACCTGAAGAAGTGGCTTATGCCTACTCGGAATTAAAAAGTATAAGTGATAATTTTACTATTGCAGCTGCATTTGGGAATGTTCACGGCGTGTACAAGCCAGGAAATGTGGTTTTGACTCCTAAGATTCTGAGAGACTCCCAAGATTACATAGAGAAAAAATACAATACCGAAAAAAATCCAGTCAACTTTGTATTCCACGGGGGATCTGGTTCTAGTCAAGAAGAGATAAGAGAGGCTATCTCTTATGGAGTAATCAAGATGAATGTAGATACCGATTTGCAGTACGCCTTTTTAGAAGGAGTACGTGATTATATTCTAGATAAAAAAGACTACTTGAAGTCTCAAATAGGCAATCCAGAATCTGAAGAACAACCCAATAAAAAATATTACGATCCTAGAGTTTGGCTTAGAAAAGGGGAAGAGAGTTTTAAAGCTAGATTAAAAAAATCTTTTATAGATCTCAACGTACAATTATAGAGTTTATCTCATAGGATGTTGCTGTTTTTAAGTTTGAAATAAAAAAATATTGTTAAGATATTGTTTTAACATTTATATCATTGAAGGGGTCTAATCCGGTTTTTATCTATTGTGAAAAAGTTATTTCTCATATTTTTTATTTTAAAATCAATTTTGTCTTTTAGCCAAGAACAACTTAGACTTATAGATCAGAATACTAAAAAATCCAAAGAAAAAATAGTTCGAGATACCATTGGAGAAATGAGATATTTCACCGTGAAACTCGACACTGTTGTAATTGATACTACCATAACTATAAAAAAACATTACAAACACAACCTCATACGTAGAGACTTATTCAATTATTCTAGTTTTTCTAATGTAGGTGAACATTACAATAATCTCAGATACAATTCAGATTTTTATTCTATCCCAATTATAGGCACAAATAAAAGAATTCACTATTGGGACGTCGGAGATGTTAGATACTATGATGTAAAACTGCCTTTTACAGAAATATTTTATTTAGAAGGAATAGAAGAAGGCCAATCAGCCTCTGGAACCCTATCTGGAAGCAGTTCTAAAAAATTTAATATAGCAGTTACTTATAAGGGTAACGATTCCAAAGGGGATTATAATTTTTCCCGTTGCGAATCCACCAATTTTGTGGCATCGTCTCATTACTCTGGAGATGTTTATGGAATTAAAACACATTATGCATATCAGATTTTCTCCAACAGGGAGAATGGTGGACTTACAAAAGAAAGTCGAAAATCAGAGTTTGAGTCAGGAGAGCTAGAATACGTAGACAACAGAAGATTGCTCAAGACTAATTTTACGGATCAGAGCAAAGTAGAAACGGCCTTGTCTGGGAAGAGATTTTATTTCGAACACTATCTCGATTTTTTACAAGGAGAAGATATAGACCATAGTCTTCAGTTAAAACACATTTTCAAACGGAATAAGAATCATTATTTATACAAGGATGTAAGTAGCAAAGAGACTGGACCTATATATATGGCTGATGTTATAAATGAAACCTCTACTAACGATAGCCTAGGAATTATGAATCAGTATAATTCAGTTATTGTGGAATATAAAAAAATAAAGCACTTTTCTATATCTGTGGGATTAGCACATAATAAAACCATTTATGGAAATGATTCTATACAAACTGATTTTCTCCAGAGACAATGGGATATAGAAGATGAAATAGCTAAAGATCACAATGCAAATGATCAAAAAAAGGACGGGAAAAAAGCTGAAAAAAAAGAGGACAAAATAAATGTTATAAAAGCTCAAGAGCTTAAAAATATCTTTATAGATAAGGAACTCAATACACGAGGTACAACCTACATAAGTAATGCTTCGTTCAAAGTCCATTCGTCTATATTTAATTTGAATGTGAATGCATCATATAATTTTAAGGGATTATTCAAAGGGGCTTTTGAGATAGATACTAAAGTAGACTTTCCTTTATCTAAGTCTAGAGAAATTCAAGTTGGTTTAAATATCCACGAGCAGTATCCACAGATAAACCAAATGTTATATTTCAGTAATTACGATAGGTTTAATTGGTCAAATGATTTTGGTTTGATTTCAAATAAAAACCTCTATATAAACTGGAGCGATAAAGTATTAGGGAAATTGGGGTTCAAGCTAAATAAGATACGCAATTACGTATATTTCGACTTGTCTTCTGAGCCTAAGAAACACAGTCACCCCATAAATATATTTGAATTAGAATACGATGGAAAAATAGAGTATATGCAATTTTCTTTGGATAACAGGGCTGTATATCAAAGAGTTATTGGTTCCAATGTGATCCGAATTCCTAATTTTATCATTAGAAATTCTCTTTATTACACTGGAGAGTTATTTGATAATGCCTTGAAATTCCAAACAGGCATAACTCATAAATACTTCTCCGAATATCGATCTAATTCATTCAATACACTATTGAATGAGTTCCATTTGCAGAATGAATCAAAAATAGGTAACTATTCCGTTTTTGATATTTTTTTCAACGCCAAAGTTAGGACCATGCGTATATTTATCAGAATAGAACACATAGATTCATTCGATGAAAAGCACCTTGGTTTGAGGATAAGATTTAATAAAAAGTACAATTACTACTCTGCGCCAGGCTACCCTTAT is a genomic window containing:
- the fbaA gene encoding class II fructose-bisphosphate aldolase, producing the protein MNNLKPGIATGREMQSIFIDAKKKKLALPAVNVTGSNTINAVLETALEVKSPVIIQFSNGGAHFNAGKSLSNADQRAAISGSIAGSRHIDILAKQYGVTVVLHTDHCSKGNLPWIDGLLDASEINYKNTGKSLYTSHMIDLSEEPIEENIRICKEYLKRMSKIDIALEVELGITGGEEDGVDNTDVDNSRLYTQPEEVAYAYSELKSISDNFTIAAAFGNVHGVYKPGNVVLTPKILRDSQDYIEKKYNTEKNPVNFVFHGGSGSSQEEIREAISYGVIKMNVDTDLQYAFLEGVRDYILDKKDYLKSQIGNPESEEQPNKKYYDPRVWLRKGEESFKARLKKSFIDLNVQL
- a CDS encoding putative porin, whose translation is MSFSQEQLRLIDQNTKKSKEKIVRDTIGEMRYFTVKLDTVVIDTTITIKKHYKHNLIRRDLFNYSSFSNVGEHYNNLRYNSDFYSIPIIGTNKRIHYWDVGDVRYYDVKLPFTEIFYLEGIEEGQSASGTLSGSSSKKFNIAVTYKGNDSKGDYNFSRCESTNFVASSHYSGDVYGIKTHYAYQIFSNRENGGLTKESRKSEFESGELEYVDNRRLLKTNFTDQSKVETALSGKRFYFEHYLDFLQGEDIDHSLQLKHIFKRNKNHYLYKDVSSKETGPIYMADVINETSTNDSLGIMNQYNSVIVEYKKIKHFSISVGLAHNKTIYGNDSIQTDFLQRQWDIEDEIAKDHNANDQKKDGKKAEKKEDKINVIKAQELKNIFIDKELNTRGTTYISNASFKVHSSIFNLNVNASYNFKGLFKGAFEIDTKVDFPLSKSREIQVGLNIHEQYPQINQMLYFSNYDRFNWSNDFGLISNKNLYINWSDKVLGKLGFKLNKIRNYVYFDLSSEPKKHSHPINIFELEYDGKIEYMQFSLDNRAVYQRVIGSNVIRIPNFIIRNSLYYTGELFDNALKFQTGITHKYFSEYRSNSFNTLLNEFHLQNESKIGNYSVFDIFFNAKVRTMRIFIRIEHIDSFDEKHLGLRIRFNKKYNYYSAPGYPYRDWFIRWGVVWNLFS